The stretch of DNA TCACGCTCGACGGCGTCTTGCGTAGCGACAATCGTGGCAATGAGTCGATCTTGCCGCTGGCGATCTCCGATCAAAGCAATCTGCGGGCTGAACTGTTAGGTATCCACCGAAAGCGATGGAAGCGTGACGTCATCGACACGCGAACCTGGGCGGCGCTGATCTACGCGTTGTTTCATGCAACTGACTATCGCGAGCGGTATGCCGATCAATTGCGAATCGAATTCCCGCGGCTCTTCTGGCCTAGCCAATGGTCGCTCGCGGAAAAGTTGATCGCATGCGGCGAGCGGCTTTTCCATCTGCACCTGCCCAACGACGACCCGGCCAGCGATGGCGACGGGGCGGTTGTCGTTGACCGGGGTTACCCCAAGTATCGCGATGGGCAGATTCTGGTCGGCAAAAACCGAAGAATCGCGGAGGCGTCGCCGTTGTTATGGAAATATCGCTTTGGCGTGCACCAGGTGCTGGAGAAGTGGCTGAAGGATCGTCGGGGCTACGAACTGTCGGCGGCGGAGGTCGCAACCTACCGGCGAATCATCGCCGCCACCAAGGCGACGATCGAGACGCGTCAGCAGATTGATGCGGCGATTGCCCAGTCAGGCGGATGGGCCGCCGCGATGGTCGATCGCGACGGCCGCCCACTCGATTAATCGATCGCCTTAGTCTTCGTCGCGCAGTTTGGCGAGCGAAGCGAGATCTTCCAATGTCGACGTATCGCCAGCCACCTCTTTGCCCGAGGCGATATCCCGCAGCAAACGTCGCATGATTTTGCCGCTACGGGTCTTCGGCAACACCGCGGTAAAGCGAATGTCGTCCGGCGCCGCCAGGGCGCCGATCTCTTTGCGGACGTGCAGCTTCAGGTCGGCTTTCAGTTCGTCGCTCGGCTCGGCGTCGCGAAGCGTGACGAAGGCGGCGATCGCCTGACCTTTGATGTCGTGCGGGCGACCAACCACGGCCGACTCGGCGACGTTGGGATGCGAAACCAGAGCGCTTTCAACTTCGATCGTCGACAGGCGATGGCCCGAGACGTTGATCACGTCGTCGATCCGGCCCATGATCCAGTAGTAGCCGTCGTCATCAATGCGGGCATTGTCGCCAGCTAGGTAGCAGTGCGGAACGCTGCTCCAGTACTGTTGTTTGTAGCGAGCTTCGTCACCCCAGATGCCGCGGAGCATGCCGGGCCACGGATGGGTGATCGTCAGCTTGCCCCCTTGGTTCTTCTCGCAGAGTTCGTTGTTCTCGTCGAAAATGCCGGGGATAATGCCGGGAAGCGGCTTGGTGCAGCTGCCCGGTTTGGTCGGAATGGCGCCCGGCAGCGGAGACATCATGATGCCCCCAGTTTCGGTTTGCCACCAGGTATCGACGATCGGGCAGCGACCCGCGCCAATCTTCTCGTGGTACCACATCCAAGCTTCTGGGTTGATCCCTTCGCCGACGGTTCCCAGCAGTCGCAGGCTAGAAATGTCGTGCTTGTCGACCCACTCATCGCCCCATTTGATGAAGGCGCGAATCGCCGTCGGAGCGGTATACAGAATCGTGACTTTGTACTTCTCGATCAGTTCCCAGAAGCGACCTTCGTCGGGGAAGTTCGGGGCGCCTTCGTACATTACGCAAGTCGCGCCAGCGGCCATCGGGCCATAGACGACATAGCTGTGACCGGTGATCCAGCCGCAGTCGGCGGTGCACCAATAGATGTCGTCTTCGCGATGATCAAAGACCCATTCAAACGTCTTCTTGGCGTACAGGTTGTAGCCTGCGGTGGTGTGCTTGATCCCCTTCGGCTTGCCGGTCGATCCGCTGGTGTAGAGGATAAACAGCGGGGTCTCGCTGTCGAACGGTTCAGCCAGGCAATCGTCATTGACGCTTTCGATCAGGTCGTGCCACCAGATGTCGCGGCCGTCCTGCATGTTGATATCGTTGCCGATGCGCTTCAGCACCACGCACTTTTCCACGGTCGGCGATTTGGCCAGCGCTTCATCGACGGTCGCCTTTAGCGACAGTTCTTTCCCGCGACGCCAAGCGCCATCGGAGGTCAGCATCAAGCGAGCGCTGGCGTCATGGTTGCGATCGGCGATCGCTTCGGCCGAGAACCCGGCGAAGATCACCGAGTGAATCGCGCCAATCCGGGCACACGCCAGCATCGCGATCGCCAGTTCCGGCGTCATCGGCATGTAGATCGAGACGACGTCTCCTTGCTGAATGCCCAGGCTCTTCAGCCCGTTGGCGAAGCGGCAGACTTCGCTGTGCAACTCGGCGTAGGTAAGCGTCCGCGTGTCGCCGGGCTCCCCTTCCCAGATGATCGCGGGCTTGTCGCGGCGCTCCGTCGTCAGATGACGATCCAAGCAGTTGTACGACGCGTTCGTTTTTCCGTCGACAAACCACTTGGCGAACGGCTCGTTCCACTCCAAGGTCTTGCGATACGGCTCAAACCAATGAAGGTCGGTCTTAGCAATTTCGTCCCAGAATGCGGGGGGATCGGCCTTCGCCTCGTCCCACATCTGCTGATATTGCTCCATCGAGCTAATGGCGGCTTTGGCCTGGAATTCCGGGGTCGGAGGAAATACACGGGCCTCTTGCATCACATTGTCGATGCGACCTGACGTTTCATTTGCCATTAGCAGTCTTTCCGCGAGATGAAAAGCATCTCTAAATTTAAAACTAAGGGGAAGGAGCCAATTTTAGATGCGCAGTCTAGGGCCGTCAACGAACCTTACTTGCCTGTTAAAAAACGCCCTCGTGGCATTTTTCGACCTCGCCAAGTTCAGAGCAAAGCTCTTCACGGCTCGCAACATATCGCCTTGCGGCGCTATGTTGAGATCGCATCCCTGCGATCTAGCTGCCGGTTGAAAAAACAACCGGCAGCTAGGGGAGTTGAGTTTTTGACTCACGCGAAGGGTGGTCTTCCAGCGACTGAAGCGTTACGTGGCGCAAGTAGAGGGGCGCCGGGCCTCCGTCGATGGTGATCGAACCTTGTTCGTTCAGCTTGATGTTGTCGGCGATCGCGATGCGACAGCCGTTGAGCCAGACGTCGATCTGATGCTGGCGAACGCGAATCGTCATGTGGTTCCACTCGCCCAGCGGTTGATCGGTGCAGCGAAGCGGTTCGACCATGCGGCGACAACCGCAGTAGATCGCGCCCGATGATCGACGCTCGTCGGCGCCATCGCTATGGGCGTCGCCAATGACCACGCTCCAGTCGCCCGGCAAACCAATCGTCGCCGTCGAACAGGGATCGCACTTCCATTGGAAGGACAAGATGCAAGGGCCGAACTGGCGCTCGGTTTCGATCGGCTTGCCGCGCCCGTCGTACTGCAAGATGCCGAAGGCGGCTTGCCAGTGAACGTTCATATCTTGCGCGGCCAGATCCGACAGCAGCTCGCGCTCCGCCGGAGTAAGCCGCTCGGCGTCGCAACAGATTGCCGGACGCCATCCCTGCAGGTCGCGCTGGTTGAAGAGTTGCGTTTCCGATTGGTCTGGCCCGCTATCGAACGGAGAGGCCCAGCAGACGCTCGTCGACAACAAGACGAGCGCCATAATCCCCATCGGGAAACGCGCAGCGAATTTGCCCATTTGCTTGCGCATCGAAGTCTTACTCAACGATCGAAACCTGCGGCGGTTGATTGAAACTGGCGGACGACTCGGCGATCGCTTCCGGCGAGATCTCCCCTTCGGTCACGTAGACGCGGTAGTTGACCTCCAGCGGCTTGTCCTGGGGAACGTCGGTCGCAAAGTAGGATCCAAAGCGTCCATAATCGCGTTCGCTGAAGCGAGCTGGTTTGGGGTTGCTCGGGCGATCGAGATAGCAGGTCGAGTAGGTCTTGCCGAACGCCTCGAAGACAAGCACGTTCCACGGCAGGTCGACATGCTCTTGTTGGCCGGGCCAATTGCGGAACGCACCTGGCTTTCCTTTGCCGTCGGGACGAATGTAGAACGTCTTTTTGGCGGTATTGTCAGGCACATGCTGCGTTGCCCGGAACTGGAAACCGGCGTGCTGCGGATCGCCGTCCAGCTTCAGGTCTTCGACTTGGCTGTCGAGTCGCGAGGCGAACTCGATCAGGCGTCCCTTCGGGGTGTGATAGACCGTCAGCTCACGCAGTTCGGTGGCGAACGCTTCGCCGTTGCGACCACGCCACTCGATTTTCAGCAGCTGACGACCCAGGACCGGACCGGCCTGGCTGCTGACGACCTCGATATGCGCTTGCGACTCACCGTTGTTGCAGTGCCAGACGTCGGCGTTTTGCTTCTTGCCATCATCGGTGTAGCTGATCCGATTGAAGCCGTAAAACAGCCCGCGATGATGTTGGAAGAGACCGCCGGGGCCTTTGGTCAGCAGATTCTCGCCATCCAGGTCAAAGACGTGGTGATAAACCTTGAACGTCTCGTTGCGGCGTTCCTTCGACGATTCGTCGAGCGCTTCGTACATGTAACGCAGGACCGGTTTGTCGCCGTAGAGCAAGTCGAGCGATTTGCCTGGCTCATCTTTCCATTCAAACTGCTCGCCGCCGGAGCTGTCGCCAAAATCGACGGCGCCTTTGAACTCGGCGCCAGAGGCCAACTCGGGCAGGACGAAGGTCAATTCGCGATCCTTCTCGGCGTCCGCTATTGAAAGCAGACTCGGGGCGGTCAGCTGGCCGACCACTTCGGTTCCGTTTGACAAAGCGATGGTGGCGACCTTGGCGTCTCCGGCGATCGACTTGGCAACGGCGACGGTGACCGGGACGTTGATCTCGTCCTTGTCGGACGCGGTGATTTGTAGGTTCAGCGGCGCGGCGACAGCTGCTGTGCAGACCAGCAGCGAAAACGCGATGGCAATTGGCCAACGGAGCATCAGGAAACCTCTTGGGGGGAAAGGTTTGGCGGGATATTCCCCTTCAGATTAAGGCGCCGCCAGTCGGTAAACAACCTGGGAGCGAGGCTCAATCAAGGGCCGGGAACCCCAG from Blastopirellula retiformator encodes:
- the acs gene encoding acetate--CoA ligase, with product MANETSGRIDNVMQEARVFPPTPEFQAKAAISSMEQYQQMWDEAKADPPAFWDEIAKTDLHWFEPYRKTLEWNEPFAKWFVDGKTNASYNCLDRHLTTERRDKPAIIWEGEPGDTRTLTYAELHSEVCRFANGLKSLGIQQGDVVSIYMPMTPELAIAMLACARIGAIHSVIFAGFSAEAIADRNHDASARLMLTSDGAWRRGKELSLKATVDEALAKSPTVEKCVVLKRIGNDINMQDGRDIWWHDLIESVNDDCLAEPFDSETPLFILYTSGSTGKPKGIKHTTAGYNLYAKKTFEWVFDHREDDIYWCTADCGWITGHSYVVYGPMAAGATCVMYEGAPNFPDEGRFWELIEKYKVTILYTAPTAIRAFIKWGDEWVDKHDISSLRLLGTVGEGINPEAWMWYHEKIGAGRCPIVDTWWQTETGGIMMSPLPGAIPTKPGSCTKPLPGIIPGIFDENNELCEKNQGGKLTITHPWPGMLRGIWGDEARYKQQYWSSVPHCYLAGDNARIDDDGYYWIMGRIDDVINVSGHRLSTIEVESALVSHPNVAESAVVGRPHDIKGQAIAAFVTLRDAEPSDELKADLKLHVRKEIGALAAPDDIRFTAVLPKTRSGKIMRRLLRDIASGKEVAGDTSTLEDLASLAKLRDED
- a CDS encoding 3-keto-disaccharide hydrolase, translating into MRKQMGKFAARFPMGIMALVLLSTSVCWASPFDSGPDQSETQLFNQRDLQGWRPAICCDAERLTPAERELLSDLAAQDMNVHWQAAFGILQYDGRGKPIETERQFGPCILSFQWKCDPCSTATIGLPGDWSVVIGDAHSDGADERRSSGAIYCGCRRMVEPLRCTDQPLGEWNHMTIRVRQHQIDVWLNGCRIAIADNIKLNEQGSITIDGGPAPLYLRHVTLQSLEDHPSRESKTQLP
- a CDS encoding DUF6807 family protein encodes the protein MLRWPIAIAFSLLVCTAAVAAPLNLQITASDKDEINVPVTVAVAKSIAGDAKVATIALSNGTEVVGQLTAPSLLSIADAEKDRELTFVLPELASGAEFKGAVDFGDSSGGEQFEWKDEPGKSLDLLYGDKPVLRYMYEALDESSKERRNETFKVYHHVFDLDGENLLTKGPGGLFQHHRGLFYGFNRISYTDDGKKQNADVWHCNNGESQAHIEVVSSQAGPVLGRQLLKIEWRGRNGEAFATELRELTVYHTPKGRLIEFASRLDSQVEDLKLDGDPQHAGFQFRATQHVPDNTAKKTFYIRPDGKGKPGAFRNWPGQQEHVDLPWNVLVFEAFGKTYSTCYLDRPSNPKPARFSERDYGRFGSYFATDVPQDKPLEVNYRVYVTEGEISPEAIAESSASFNQPPQVSIVE